One segment of Thermococcus sp. AM4 DNA contains the following:
- a CDS encoding TrkH family potassium uptake protein, with protein MFEFKRYVNLGEDLFVVRNLIGAILEGVGIAYLIPVLLIWFYPSEVRYVYYFAIPGFMSILLGAWLSRHQESIEDVNLRQAMISAAFIWLFASLVSVVPFMKIAGMSFIDSYFESMSAWTGTGLTMMSHLESYPRVLLFWRAWMQWLGGIGIVLVALTVLIRPGVAAARLYKAEARSERILPNLANTAKVIFQIYFVLTLVGAYLYYINGMNLFDAITHSMTGLGTGGMSSHDASIGYFHSMSIEAITIFLMILGAVNFTVHYKVFKEKRLGPFFDDIQVRYMFIFLIPAVSLIAYGLIQYGDSIAESLRQAIFHAVSAITCTGFGIADLSKYPELSKFIIALLMVIGGGAGSTAGGIKLIRFTLMYESLKWTVQQSLLPKGAVIKRKVGNYVFTVEDLQEVTSFTMTYLAFLLMGTLYVMIRVKASLVDAFFEVASAQGNVGLSVGITSPLLPPDVKTVLIFLMWVGRLEIFSILVFLVSVAAIFRRR; from the coding sequence ATGTTTGAATTCAAGAGGTACGTTAATCTCGGCGAGGATCTCTTCGTCGTCAGGAATCTAATCGGGGCCATCCTTGAGGGCGTTGGAATAGCATATTTGATCCCCGTCCTGCTGATCTGGTTCTATCCGTCCGAGGTCAGGTACGTTTACTACTTCGCCATACCCGGCTTCATGAGCATTCTCCTCGGGGCATGGCTTTCGAGGCATCAGGAGAGCATCGAGGACGTTAACCTGAGGCAGGCCATGATATCGGCAGCCTTCATCTGGCTCTTTGCTTCCCTCGTCAGCGTCGTGCCCTTCATGAAGATAGCCGGAATGAGCTTCATAGACTCGTACTTCGAGAGCATGAGCGCATGGACCGGAACGGGTTTGACCATGATGAGCCACCTTGAGAGCTATCCCAGGGTTCTCCTCTTCTGGCGCGCGTGGATGCAGTGGCTTGGTGGCATAGGCATTGTCCTCGTCGCCCTGACGGTTCTGATCCGCCCGGGGGTTGCGGCGGCAAGGCTCTACAAGGCGGAAGCGAGGAGCGAGAGAATCCTCCCGAACCTCGCGAACACGGCGAAGGTTATCTTCCAGATATACTTCGTCCTGACCCTCGTCGGTGCTTACCTCTACTACATCAACGGCATGAACCTCTTCGACGCGATAACGCACTCGATGACCGGCCTCGGCACCGGTGGAATGAGCAGCCACGACGCCAGCATCGGCTACTTCCACAGCATGAGCATAGAGGCCATCACGATCTTCCTCATGATCCTCGGTGCCGTTAACTTCACCGTCCACTACAAGGTCTTCAAGGAGAAGAGGCTCGGGCCCTTCTTCGACGATATCCAGGTTCGCTACATGTTCATTTTCCTGATCCCGGCGGTGTCGCTCATAGCCTACGGCCTGATACAGTACGGCGACAGCATTGCAGAATCCCTCAGGCAGGCGATCTTCCATGCAGTTTCGGCGATAACATGCACCGGTTTTGGCATAGCGGATCTCTCTAAGTACCCCGAGCTGTCCAAGTTCATCATCGCCCTCCTTATGGTCATCGGCGGTGGGGCCGGAAGTACGGCGGGTGGAATCAAGCTCATCCGCTTCACCCTAATGTACGAGAGTCTGAAGTGGACTGTTCAGCAGTCCCTCCTTCCCAAGGGTGCAGTTATCAAGAGAAAGGTCGGAAACTACGTCTTTACCGTGGAGGACCTCCAGGAGGTTACCAGCTTCACGATGACCTACCTCGCCTTCCTGCTCATGGGCACGCTTTACGTCATGATTCGGGTGAAGGCCTCGCTCGTGGACGCGTTCTTTGAGGTTGCCTCCGCCCAGGGAAACGTTGGCCTGAGCGTTGGCATAACCTCGCCCCTCCTTCCTCCGGACGTTAAAACCGTCCTCATATTCCTAATGTGGGTCGGAAGGCTTGAGATATTCTCAATCCTCGTGTTCCTCGTCAGCGTTGCTGCCATCTTCAGGAGGAGGTGA
- the cyaB gene encoding class IV adenylate cyclase: MIEVEVKGYADDRVFERVREEFRLIRKEYHEDTYYQHPCRDFSKTDEALRIRIRRFNGHFEAFLTYKGPKLDSVSKTREEIEVQISDPDGHARILEALGFTEVLTVEKVREKYYVEKGITITLDEVEGLGKFIEAEALTDEAERVPELVEKLTSLLRSLGVKRFERRSYLELLLGRAGDEAP, from the coding sequence ATGATCGAAGTTGAGGTCAAGGGCTACGCTGACGATAGGGTCTTTGAGAGGGTTCGCGAGGAGTTCAGACTGATAAGGAAGGAGTACCACGAGGACACATACTATCAGCATCCGTGCAGGGACTTCTCAAAAACCGACGAGGCGCTGAGGATCAGGATAAGGCGTTTCAACGGCCACTTCGAGGCGTTTCTGACCTACAAGGGGCCGAAGCTCGACTCGGTCTCGAAGACGAGGGAGGAGATAGAGGTTCAGATAAGCGATCCCGACGGCCACGCCCGCATCTTGGAGGCGTTGGGCTTTACCGAGGTCCTAACGGTTGAGAAGGTTCGGGAGAAGTACTACGTCGAGAAGGGCATCACGATAACCCTCGACGAGGTTGAGGGCCTCGGAAAGTTCATAGAGGCGGAGGCTCTGACCGACGAGGCAGAGCGGGTTCCCGAGCTGGTGGAAAAGCTCACCTCGCTCCTCCGGAGTCTCGGGGTGAAGAGGTTCGAGAGGCGCTCCTACCTTGAGCTACTCCTCGGGAGAGCTGGGGATGAAGCCCCTTGA
- a CDS encoding archaemetzincin family Zn-dependent metalloprotease yields the protein MIAVVSIGPVEEWLIEGIIDFVGDYYSRFNLRAEFSGKLPGEPFSVALDPSRGQYLGRVFLPTLATLRRKLGAKAILGVTDLDLYEEGLNFIFGLANRSLGSAVISTRRLRNEFYGLPPDRDLLLERAVKEAMHELGHVFGLDHCPDRRCVMHFSNSIHDTDIKGPLYCPRCEGKLEENLKKMGVLP from the coding sequence ATGATAGCGGTCGTTTCTATCGGTCCGGTTGAGGAATGGCTCATAGAGGGGATAATCGACTTCGTTGGCGATTACTACTCACGCTTTAACCTCAGGGCTGAGTTCTCGGGCAAGCTTCCCGGGGAGCCCTTCTCGGTTGCACTGGATCCCTCCAGGGGACAGTACCTCGGCAGGGTCTTTCTACCAACCCTTGCCACCCTGCGGCGGAAGCTGGGGGCCAAGGCCATACTCGGAGTTACGGACCTCGACCTCTACGAGGAAGGTCTGAACTTCATCTTCGGGCTCGCCAACCGCTCCCTCGGAAGCGCCGTAATCTCCACCCGGCGGTTGAGAAACGAGTTCTACGGCCTGCCTCCAGACAGGGATCTCCTCCTCGAGAGGGCGGTGAAGGAGGCGATGCACGAGCTGGGCCACGTCTTCGGCCTGGACCACTGTCCTGACCGGAGGTGCGTTATGCACTTCTCAAACTCAATCCACGACACTGACATCAAGGGTCCCCTCTACTGCCCGAGGTGCGAGGGAAAACTGGAGGAAAACCTGAAGAAAATGGGGGTGCTCCCATGA
- a CDS encoding lysyl aminopeptidase yields MVNLELLKKVVEAPGVSGYEFLGIRDVVIEELKPYVDEIRVDKLGNVIAHKKGNGPRIMIAAHMDKIGVMVNHIDKNGYLHLVPIGGVDPRTLVAQRIRFFTEKGERYGVVGHIPPHIQKPEDRKKAADWDTVVVDVGADSKEEAEEMGFRVGTVGEFAPAFVQLTKNRIATPYLDDRVCLYAMIETAKALESHEADIYFVASVQEEVGLRGARVASYAIDPEIGIAMDVTFAKQVGDKGKIVPKLGGGPVMDVGPNINPKVRAFADEVAKKYGIELQVEASPRPTGTDANIMQINREGVATAVLSIPIRYMHSQVETADIRDIDKTIEFAKHFLEELRPMELIP; encoded by the coding sequence ATGGTGAACCTCGAACTGCTCAAAAAGGTCGTCGAAGCCCCGGGCGTTTCTGGCTACGAGTTCCTCGGGATAAGGGACGTCGTTATAGAGGAGCTCAAGCCCTACGTGGACGAGATCAGGGTGGACAAGCTGGGCAACGTAATAGCCCACAAGAAGGGGAACGGGCCGAGGATCATGATCGCGGCCCACATGGACAAGATCGGCGTCATGGTGAACCACATCGACAAGAACGGCTACCTTCACCTGGTTCCAATCGGAGGCGTCGATCCGAGAACGCTCGTTGCCCAGAGAATAAGGTTCTTCACGGAGAAGGGTGAGCGCTACGGAGTCGTCGGCCACATACCGCCCCACATCCAGAAGCCGGAGGACAGAAAGAAGGCCGCTGACTGGGACACTGTTGTTGTTGACGTCGGTGCGGACAGCAAGGAAGAAGCCGAGGAGATGGGATTCCGCGTTGGGACCGTCGGCGAGTTCGCTCCAGCGTTCGTTCAGCTCACCAAGAACCGCATAGCTACTCCCTACCTCGACGACCGCGTCTGCCTCTACGCAATGATAGAGACCGCCAAGGCCCTCGAGAGCCACGAGGCGGACATCTACTTCGTCGCGAGCGTTCAGGAGGAGGTTGGACTCAGGGGTGCGAGGGTCGCGAGCTACGCGATTGATCCAGAGATCGGCATAGCGATGGACGTCACCTTCGCCAAGCAGGTCGGCGACAAGGGCAAGATCGTTCCGAAACTCGGCGGCGGACCGGTTATGGACGTCGGTCCGAACATCAACCCCAAGGTTAGGGCCTTTGCCGACGAGGTCGCCAAGAAGTACGGCATAGAGCTCCAGGTCGAGGCGTCACCGAGACCGACGGGCACGGACGCCAACATAATGCAGATCAACAGGGAGGGCGTTGCCACTGCCGTTCTCAGCATACCGATAAGGTACATGCACAGCCAGGTCGAGACCGCGGACATAAGGGACATCGACAAGACGATAGAGTTCGCCAAGCACTTCCTTGAGGAGCTCAGGCCGATGGAGCTCATACCCTGA
- a CDS encoding 30S ribosomal protein S3ae — translation MARANPRRRATAAKDKWKMKEWFVVYAPDFFGSKEIGLTPADEPEKVIGRVVETTLKDLTGDFTKGHVKLYFQVYDVKGQNAYTKFKGHTLARSYIRSLVRRRTTRVDGIFNITTKDGYKLRVMGMVIAYRRIQTSQERAIRRIIQDIIYKKAEELNFADFVLQSVNGQIASEIAKEARKIYPIKRAEIRKIKVLAEPEA, via the coding sequence ATGGCAAGAGCTAACCCGAGAAGAAGGGCCACCGCGGCCAAGGATAAGTGGAAGATGAAAGAGTGGTTCGTCGTCTACGCTCCCGACTTCTTCGGGAGCAAGGAGATCGGCCTAACCCCAGCAGACGAACCGGAGAAGGTTATAGGAAGGGTTGTCGAGACAACTTTGAAGGACCTCACCGGGGACTTCACCAAGGGCCACGTCAAGCTCTACTTCCAGGTCTACGACGTCAAGGGCCAGAACGCCTACACCAAGTTCAAGGGCCACACCCTCGCCCGCTCTTACATCCGCTCGCTCGTCAGGAGGAGGACGACCCGCGTTGACGGAATATTCAACATCACCACCAAGGACGGCTACAAGCTGAGGGTTATGGGCATGGTCATCGCCTACAGGCGCATTCAGACCAGCCAGGAGAGGGCAATCAGGAGGATCATCCAGGACATCATATACAAGAAAGCTGAAGAGCTCAACTTCGCCGACTTCGTCCTCCAGTCGGTCAACGGCCAGATAGCGAGCGAGATAGCCAAGGAAGCGAGGAAGATCTACCCGATCAAGAGAGCGGAGATCAGGAAGATCAAGGTTCTGGCCGAGCCGGAAGCCTGA
- a CDS encoding KEOPS complex subunit Pcc1 — MKVEARVEITWRYGNGKTARAVAEAVQVDNESMPAQLKKSLNVETRWVDGIVRTKIKYSGEIETLIKALDDLVFSVKIAEEIAEKV, encoded by the coding sequence GTGAAGGTTGAAGCGAGGGTCGAGATCACCTGGAGATACGGGAACGGGAAAACCGCGAGGGCCGTTGCCGAGGCCGTTCAGGTCGATAACGAGTCCATGCCAGCTCAACTAAAGAAAAGTTTAAATGTGGAAACCCGATGGGTTGATGGGATCGTAAGGACAAAGATTAAATACTCGGGGGAGATTGAGACCCTCATCAAAGCCCTCGATGACCTTGTGTTTTCGGTCAAGATCGCCGAGGAAATCGCCGAAAAGGTGTGA
- a CDS encoding DHH family phosphoesterase — MDKNAFLERAREGAELIKMHIELGHTIRLISHRDADGITAGAILAKAIAREGGSFQLSIVKQVSEELLKELAEERREIYVFSDLGSGSIELIDKYLDFATVVVIDHHPPEREKFSVDSHLLVNPVPFGANSVRDLSGSGAAYFVAREMNRANRELAYVAIVGAVGDMQEIDGTFHGMNLDIIEDGKELGILEVRKELRLFGRESRPLRQMLAYATNPELPGITGDERKAIEWLRAKGFDPDRHYWQLREEEKKRLHDALVLHLIKHGAPKETIDRLIGDVVISPLYPEGDVRHEAREFATLLNATGRLNAGTLGVAICLGDEDAYRKAKKMLDDYKREQIEARKFIIQNWSMVEEGEHAYVFYAGKNIRDTLVGIAANIAINAGLADPEKPVVVIADSEEDESLVKASARTTEKALAKGYHLGEALREVAERLGGEGGGHAIAAGIRFPKGRIDEFIRLFNEVLAKQVAGGKDGEG; from the coding sequence GTGGATAAGAACGCCTTCTTGGAGCGGGCGAGGGAAGGGGCCGAGCTAATCAAAATGCACATCGAGTTAGGGCACACGATAAGGCTCATCTCCCACCGCGACGCCGACGGCATAACCGCCGGGGCGATTCTCGCCAAGGCAATCGCGAGGGAAGGTGGCAGTTTTCAGCTCAGCATCGTCAAACAGGTCAGCGAGGAGCTCCTCAAAGAGCTCGCCGAGGAGAGGAGGGAGATCTACGTATTCAGCGACCTCGGAAGCGGCTCAATCGAGCTGATAGACAAGTACCTCGATTTTGCAACGGTCGTCGTTATCGACCACCATCCCCCGGAGAGGGAGAAGTTCTCGGTTGATTCTCACCTTCTCGTCAACCCCGTGCCCTTTGGAGCCAACAGCGTCCGCGATCTAAGCGGTTCCGGGGCAGCTTACTTCGTGGCCAGAGAGATGAACAGGGCCAACAGGGAGCTCGCCTACGTGGCGATCGTCGGCGCCGTCGGGGACATGCAGGAGATAGACGGAACCTTTCACGGGATGAACCTCGATATAATAGAGGACGGCAAAGAGCTCGGAATACTCGAGGTCAGGAAGGAGCTCCGCCTTTTCGGACGGGAGAGCAGGCCGCTCAGACAGATGCTCGCCTACGCCACCAACCCCGAGTTGCCCGGCATAACCGGTGACGAGAGAAAGGCGATCGAATGGCTCCGGGCCAAGGGCTTTGATCCCGACAGGCACTACTGGCAGCTCCGCGAGGAGGAGAAGAAAAGACTCCACGACGCCCTCGTCCTCCACCTGATAAAGCACGGGGCCCCCAAGGAGACGATAGACCGGCTGATAGGCGACGTTGTGATAAGCCCGCTCTACCCGGAAGGCGACGTCAGGCACGAGGCGAGGGAATTCGCAACGCTCCTGAACGCGACCGGCCGCTTAAACGCCGGAACGCTCGGAGTTGCCATATGCCTCGGCGACGAGGATGCATACAGAAAGGCCAAGAAGATGCTCGATGACTACAAGAGGGAGCAGATAGAGGCGAGGAAGTTCATAATCCAGAACTGGAGCATGGTCGAGGAGGGGGAGCACGCCTACGTCTTCTACGCCGGCAAAAACATACGCGATACACTGGTGGGCATAGCGGCCAACATAGCGATAAACGCGGGCCTGGCTGATCCTGAGAAGCCCGTTGTTGTGATAGCGGACAGCGAGGAGGACGAGAGCCTCGTTAAAGCGTCGGCGAGGACTACGGAGAAGGCCCTGGCCAAGGGCTATCACCTCGGAGAGGCCTTGAGGGAAGTTGCTGAGAGGCTCGGCGGTGAGGGCGGCGGCCACGCCATCGCGGCTGGGATACGGTTCCCCAAGGGCAGGATAGACGAGTTCATAAGGCTGTTCAACGAAGTTCTGGCGAAGCAAGTGGCTGGAGGAAAGGACGGTGAAGGTTGA
- a CDS encoding 30S ribosomal protein S15 — translation MARMHARKRGKSGSKKPPRSAPPAWVEYTVEEVEALVVKLRKEGYSAAMIGTILRDQYGIPSVKLITGKKITKILEENGLAPEIPEDLMALIRKAVNLRKHLEQHPKDKHSRRGLQLTESKIRRLVKYYRRTGKLPAKWRYDPEQAKLLVR, via the coding sequence ATGGCAAGAATGCACGCGAGAAAGAGGGGTAAGTCAGGCTCAAAGAAGCCTCCAAGGAGCGCTCCGCCGGCGTGGGTTGAGTACACGGTGGAGGAGGTCGAGGCTCTGGTTGTGAAGCTCAGGAAGGAAGGTTACAGCGCGGCAATGATAGGGACGATTCTCCGCGACCAGTACGGGATACCGAGCGTCAAGCTGATAACCGGAAAGAAGATCACCAAGATCCTTGAGGAGAACGGCCTCGCGCCCGAGATCCCGGAGGACCTGATGGCCCTCATCAGGAAGGCCGTCAACCTCAGGAAGCACCTGGAGCAGCACCCGAAGGACAAGCACTCCAGGAGGGGCCTCCAGCTCACGGAGAGCAAGATCAGGAGACTCGTCAAGTACTACAGGAGAACCGGAAAGCTCCCGGCGAAGTGGCGCTACGATCCGGAGCAGGCCAAGCTGCTCGTCCGCTGA
- a CDS encoding RNA-binding domain-containing protein, which translates to MEELFEEVELEAYVYPTEDIEKVKRAMLNLVPDLEFEAFDRGDYVILTGRTRSRKALSRLYELFRGQAILDTARSFLEEGYFGEEIIVKVNKQAAYAGVVNFNEESPLGPITIIIRTKNPRKLMKWLAPRTKDGVPIE; encoded by the coding sequence ATGGAGGAGCTGTTTGAGGAAGTCGAGCTTGAGGCGTACGTTTACCCGACCGAGGACATCGAGAAGGTAAAGAGGGCCATGCTGAACCTCGTGCCGGATCTGGAGTTCGAGGCCTTCGACCGGGGCGATTACGTAATCCTCACCGGGAGGACGAGGAGCAGGAAGGCGCTGAGCAGGCTCTACGAGCTGTTCCGCGGGCAGGCGATACTCGACACCGCGCGCTCCTTCCTCGAGGAGGGCTACTTCGGTGAGGAGATAATCGTCAAGGTGAACAAGCAGGCCGCTTACGCTGGAGTTGTGAACTTCAACGAGGAATCCCCGTTGGGCCCCATAACGATAATAATCCGCACGAAGAACCCGAGGAAGCTCATGAAGTGGCTCGCCCCCAGGACCAAGGACGGCGTGCCGATTGAGTGA
- a CDS encoding ZIP family metal transporter yields the protein MLEGFIEGLAKYLLELSGGSLIWVSFYAGLFVALMTSLGAMVALFAKKLPAEGVDFSLSFAAGVMIVASFTSLILPGIESTGFPPVALGIALGVLLIYAVDRLLPHEHLVKGYEGPKGMKERLRKVWLLVFALIIHNLPEGLAVGTSLVYNLEVGLITAIAIGIQDFPEGTVVSLPLAVIQKKSLGPVLIGVLSGLAEMVMVILGAVFFTSFAWTLPYGLGLAGGAMLYVTVKEMIPEIYRGEKSETLVTLGFFAGFYVMLLLDSALG from the coding sequence ATGTTAGAAGGTTTCATCGAGGGGCTCGCGAAGTACCTCCTCGAACTCAGCGGGGGAAGCCTAATCTGGGTGTCCTTCTACGCGGGCCTCTTCGTGGCTTTGATGACATCACTCGGTGCTATGGTGGCCCTCTTCGCCAAAAAGCTTCCGGCTGAAGGCGTTGACTTCTCGCTCAGCTTCGCGGCCGGGGTTATGATTGTCGCCTCGTTCACCTCGCTCATTCTGCCGGGAATAGAGAGCACCGGGTTTCCGCCCGTGGCCCTGGGAATAGCCCTCGGCGTCCTACTGATTTACGCCGTTGACAGGCTTCTGCCCCACGAACACCTCGTCAAGGGTTATGAGGGGCCGAAGGGGATGAAGGAACGCCTCAGAAAGGTCTGGCTCCTCGTTTTCGCACTAATAATCCACAACCTACCCGAGGGGTTGGCGGTTGGAACGTCCCTCGTCTACAACCTTGAGGTCGGCCTCATCACGGCCATAGCGATAGGTATACAGGACTTTCCGGAAGGAACCGTTGTCTCGCTCCCGCTCGCGGTCATACAGAAGAAGAGCCTCGGCCCCGTTCTCATCGGCGTCCTGAGCGGTTTGGCCGAGATGGTCATGGTAATCCTCGGCGCGGTCTTCTTCACTTCCTTCGCGTGGACGCTACCGTATGGCCTCGGCCTCGCAGGAGGGGCAATGCTCTACGTCACCGTCAAGGAAATGATTCCGGAGATATACAGGGGAGAGAAGAGCGAGACCCTCGTCACGCTGGGCTTCTTCGCTGGTTTTTACGTCATGCTCCTCCTCGATTCAGCCCTCGGATGA
- a CDS encoding dephospho-CoA kinase, translated as MIVIVTGMPGSGKSRIVKEFEKRGFPSVSLGDIVREETLKRGLELTKENVAKVSIRLRQELGQNAVAKLAVEKVRALLEKSPLVVIDGVRSLDEVGTFRGAFPEEEIILVAVHTPPKLRFERLKARGRHDDPQSWEDFEERDWKELRFGIGGVIAMADYMLINDGSREEYEEKVEALVGEIIRGLNRGGA; from the coding sequence ATGATAGTAATAGTCACCGGAATGCCAGGTTCTGGAAAGAGCAGGATCGTGAAGGAGTTCGAGAAGAGGGGATTTCCAAGCGTTTCTCTCGGAGACATCGTCCGCGAGGAGACCCTAAAGCGGGGCCTCGAGCTCACCAAGGAGAACGTCGCCAAGGTGAGTATAAGGTTGAGGCAGGAGCTCGGTCAGAACGCCGTTGCCAAGCTCGCGGTCGAGAAGGTGAGGGCCCTTCTGGAGAAAAGCCCGCTCGTGGTCATAGACGGCGTTCGCTCCCTCGACGAGGTGGGAACCTTCAGGGGGGCCTTTCCTGAGGAAGAAATCATCCTCGTCGCGGTCCACACACCGCCGAAGCTCCGCTTCGAGAGGCTGAAGGCCAGGGGAAGGCACGACGACCCTCAGAGCTGGGAGGACTTCGAGGAGAGGGACTGGAAGGAGCTCCGCTTTGGAATCGGTGGCGTTATAGCGATGGCCGATTATATGCTGATAAACGACGGGAGCAGGGAGGAGTACGAGGAAAAGGTAGAGGCCCTCGTCGGGGAAATCATCCGAGGGCTGAATCGAGGAGGAGCATGA
- a CDS encoding ATP-dependent DNA helicase codes for MRVDELPVDERLKAVIKERGIEELYPPQAEALKSGVLEGKNLVLAIPTASGKTLVSEIVMVNKLLREGGKAVYLVPLKALAEEKYREFKEWEKLGLKVAATTGDYDSTDDWLGRYDIIVATAEKFDSLLRHGARWIDDVKLVVADEVHLIGSYDRGATLEMILTHMLGRAQILALSATVGNAEELAEWLDASLVVSDWRPVQLRRGVFHLGTLIWEDGKVQSYPENWYSLVTDAVKRGKGALVFVNTRRSAEKEALAISKLVSSHLTKPEKRALESLASQLEDNPTSEKLKKALRGGVAFHHAGLSRVERTLIEDAFREGLIKVITATPTLSAGVNLPSFRVIIRDTKRYAGFGWTDIPVLEIQQMMGRAGRPRYDKYGEAIIIARTDEPGKLMERYIRGKPEKLFSMLANEQAFRSQVLALITNFGIKSFPELVRFLEKTFYAHQRKDLSSLEYKAKEVVYFLIENEFIDLDLDDSFMPLPFGKRTSQLYIDPLTAKKFKDAFPAIERNPNPFGIFQLIASTPDMATLNARRREMEDYLDLAYELEDKLYASIPYYEDSRFQGFLGQVKTAKVLLDWINEVPEARIYETYLIDPGDLYRLLELADWLMYSLIELYKLFEPKEEILNYLRDLHLRLRHGVREELLELVKLPNIGRKRARALYNAGFKNVEAIANAKPAELLEVEGIGAKILDGIYRYLGIEKRVAEEKPKRKGTLEDFLR; via the coding sequence ATGAGGGTCGACGAACTTCCCGTTGACGAGAGACTCAAGGCCGTCATCAAGGAGAGGGGCATAGAGGAGCTTTACCCACCGCAGGCTGAAGCCTTGAAGAGTGGTGTATTAGAAGGTAAAAACCTCGTTTTAGCAATTCCAACGGCGAGCGGAAAAACCCTCGTGAGCGAGATAGTCATGGTGAACAAGCTCCTCCGTGAGGGAGGCAAGGCAGTCTACCTCGTCCCCCTCAAGGCCCTCGCCGAGGAGAAGTACCGCGAGTTCAAGGAGTGGGAGAAGCTGGGCCTGAAGGTCGCGGCAACCACAGGAGACTATGACTCGACCGACGACTGGCTCGGGAGGTACGACATAATAGTCGCCACTGCTGAGAAGTTCGACTCCCTCTTAAGGCACGGCGCGAGGTGGATTGACGACGTTAAGCTCGTGGTTGCCGACGAGGTTCACCTAATCGGCTCCTACGATAGAGGAGCGACGCTCGAGATGATTCTAACGCACATGCTCGGCAGGGCGCAGATATTGGCCTTGAGCGCCACCGTCGGCAACGCGGAGGAGCTGGCTGAGTGGCTCGACGCTTCCCTCGTCGTCAGCGATTGGAGACCGGTTCAGCTGAGAAGAGGTGTTTTCCACCTTGGAACGCTCATCTGGGAGGACGGGAAGGTTCAAAGCTATCCCGAGAACTGGTACTCCCTCGTCACCGATGCCGTAAAGAGGGGCAAGGGCGCGCTCGTCTTCGTCAACACGAGGCGCTCCGCTGAAAAGGAAGCTTTAGCAATTTCGAAGCTCGTATCCTCTCACCTTACCAAGCCCGAGAAGCGAGCCTTAGAAAGTCTCGCCAGCCAGCTTGAGGACAACCCCACGAGCGAGAAGCTGAAGAAGGCTTTACGCGGTGGCGTCGCCTTCCACCACGCCGGTCTGAGCAGGGTTGAGAGAACCCTCATCGAGGACGCCTTCCGGGAAGGTTTAATCAAGGTAATCACGGCGACGCCGACCCTCTCAGCGGGTGTCAATCTCCCTTCATTCAGAGTAATAATCCGCGACACCAAGCGCTACGCCGGCTTCGGCTGGACGGACATTCCCGTTCTGGAAATCCAGCAGATGATGGGAAGGGCAGGAAGACCGAGGTACGACAAGTACGGCGAGGCGATAATCATTGCGAGAACCGACGAGCCGGGCAAGCTTATGGAGCGCTACATCCGCGGGAAGCCCGAGAAGCTCTTTTCGATGCTCGCCAACGAGCAGGCCTTCAGGAGTCAGGTCTTGGCTTTAATCACCAACTTCGGAATCAAAAGCTTCCCCGAGCTCGTCCGCTTCCTTGAGAAAACCTTCTACGCCCACCAGAGGAAGGATTTGAGCTCGCTCGAGTACAAGGCGAAAGAGGTGGTTTACTTCCTCATAGAGAACGAGTTTATCGACCTTGACCTCGACGACAGCTTCATGCCTTTGCCCTTCGGCAAGAGAACTTCTCAGCTCTACATAGACCCGCTCACTGCGAAAAAATTTAAAGACGCCTTTCCGGCAATCGAGCGGAATCCGAACCCCTTCGGAATCTTCCAGCTCATAGCCTCAACCCCCGACATGGCAACCCTGAACGCGAGGAGGCGCGAGATGGAGGACTACCTTGACCTGGCCTACGAGCTCGAGGACAAGCTCTACGCGAGCATACCCTACTACGAGGATTCGCGCTTCCAGGGCTTCCTCGGGCAGGTGAAGACGGCGAAGGTTCTACTCGACTGGATTAACGAGGTTCCCGAGGCGAGGATTTACGAGACATACCTCATAGACCCCGGCGACCTCTACCGGCTCCTTGAGCTTGCCGACTGGCTCATGTACTCGCTCATCGAGCTCTACAAGCTCTTCGAGCCGAAGGAGGAAATCCTTAACTACCTCCGCGACCTTCACCTTCGCCTGAGGCACGGCGTTAGGGAAGAGCTTTTGGAGCTTGTTAAACTCCCGAACATCGGAAGGAAGAGGGCGAGAGCTCTCTACAACGCCGGCTTTAAGAACGTTGAGGCGATAGCGAACGCGAAGCCCGCTGAACTCCTCGAAGTCGAGGGCATAGGTGCCAAAATCCTCGACGGAATCTACCGCTACCTCGGAATCGAGAAAAGAGTTGCTGAAGAAAAGCCGAAGAGAAAGGGGACGCTGGAGGACTTCCTCAGATAG